In a genomic window of Streptomyces noursei ATCC 11455:
- a CDS encoding pyruvate dehydrogenase yields the protein MAKQTVAEQFIDILVRAGVRRLYGVVGDSLNPVVDAIRRNSAIDWIQVRHEETAAFAAGAEAQLTGRLAACAGSCGPGNLHLINGLYDAHRSMAPVLALASHIPSSEIGTSYFQETHPDRLFSECSHYSELISSTRQMPRVLQTAIQHAVGRSGVAVVSLPGDIAAEPAPERAFEHALVTSRPSVRPGDEEIDALARMVDAADKVTLFCGSGTAGAHAEVMEFAERVKSPVGHALRGKEWIQYDNPYDVGMSGLLGYGAAYEATHECDLLILLGTDFPYSAFLPDDVRIVQVDVRPEHLGRRTKLDLAVWGDVRETLRCLTPRVREKSGRKFLDRMLKKHADALEGVVKAYTRKVEKHVPIHPEYVASVLDEEAADDAVFTVDTGMCNVWAARYLTPNGRRRVIGSFSHGSMANALPQAIGAQFVDRGRQIVSMSGDGGFSMLMGDFLTLVQYDLPVKVVLFDNSSLGMVELEMMVSGLPAYGTTNHNPDFSAIARAAGAYGVRVEKPKQLRGALRDAFRHEGPALVDVVTDPNALSIPPKISAEMVSGFALSAGKIVLDGGVGRMVQMARSNLRNIPRV from the coding sequence GTGGCCAAGCAGACCGTAGCCGAGCAGTTCATCGACATCCTGGTGCGGGCCGGTGTCCGGCGGCTCTACGGGGTCGTCGGGGACAGCCTCAACCCGGTGGTGGACGCCATCCGCCGCAATTCCGCGATCGACTGGATCCAGGTCCGGCACGAGGAGACCGCCGCCTTCGCCGCCGGCGCCGAGGCGCAGCTCACCGGGCGGCTGGCGGCCTGCGCGGGCTCCTGCGGGCCCGGCAATCTGCACCTGATCAACGGGCTGTACGACGCGCACCGGTCCATGGCCCCGGTCCTGGCGCTGGCCTCGCACATCCCCTCCAGCGAGATCGGTACCAGCTACTTCCAGGAGACGCATCCGGACCGGCTGTTCTCCGAGTGCAGCCACTACAGCGAGCTGATCTCCAGCACCCGGCAGATGCCGCGGGTGCTGCAGACCGCGATCCAGCACGCCGTGGGGCGCAGCGGCGTCGCGGTGGTCTCGCTGCCCGGTGACATCGCCGCCGAACCGGCGCCCGAGCGCGCCTTCGAGCACGCCCTGGTCACCAGCCGGCCCTCGGTCCGCCCCGGGGACGAGGAGATCGACGCGCTGGCCCGGATGGTCGACGCGGCCGACAAGGTCACGCTGTTCTGCGGCAGCGGTACGGCGGGGGCGCACGCCGAGGTGATGGAGTTCGCGGAGCGGGTGAAGTCGCCGGTGGGCCACGCACTGCGCGGCAAGGAGTGGATCCAGTACGACAACCCGTACGACGTCGGGATGAGCGGGCTGCTCGGATACGGCGCGGCCTACGAGGCCACCCACGAGTGCGATCTGCTGATCCTGCTCGGCACGGACTTCCCGTACAGCGCCTTCCTGCCCGACGACGTCCGGATCGTCCAGGTGGACGTGCGGCCCGAGCACCTGGGGCGGCGCACCAAACTGGACCTCGCCGTCTGGGGCGACGTCCGGGAGACGCTGCGGTGCCTCACCCCCAGGGTGCGCGAGAAGAGCGGCCGCAAGTTCCTGGACCGGATGCTGAAGAAGCACGCGGACGCGCTGGAGGGGGTGGTCAAGGCGTACACCCGCAAGGTGGAGAAGCACGTCCCGATCCACCCCGAGTACGTCGCCTCGGTGCTCGACGAGGAGGCCGCCGACGATGCGGTCTTCACCGTCGACACCGGCATGTGCAACGTCTGGGCGGCCCGCTACCTCACGCCCAACGGGCGCCGGCGGGTGATCGGTTCGTTCAGCCACGGCTCGATGGCCAACGCGCTGCCGCAGGCGATCGGCGCCCAGTTCGTGGACCGCGGCCGGCAGATCGTCTCGATGTCGGGCGACGGCGGCTTCTCGATGCTGATGGGCGACTTCCTCACCCTGGTCCAGTACGACCTGCCGGTGAAGGTGGTGCTCTTCGACAACTCCTCGCTCGGGATGGTGGAGTTGGAGATGATGGTGTCGGGGCTGCCGGCGTACGGCACCACCAACCACAATCCCGACTTCTCCGCCATCGCCCGCGCGGCCGGCGCGTACGGCGTGCGGGTGGAGAAGCCCAAGCAGCTGCGCGGGGCGCTGCGCGACGCCTTCCGGCACGAGGGGCCGGCGCTGGTCGACGTCGTCACCGACCCCAACGCGCTGTCCATCCCGCCGAAGATCAGCGCGGAGATGGTCTCCGGCTTCGCGCTCTCCGCCGGGAAGATCGTGCTGGACGGCGGGGTCGGGCGGATGGTGCAGATGGCCCGCTCCAACCTGCGGAACATCCCGCGGGTGTGA